One Alphaproteobacteria bacterium genomic window, TCCGGTCCCAGGTAACAGGCGATGAACTTGAGCTTGGCGTCGCGCATGTCCCGGCCCTGCTCGCGCGCCGCGGCCGCCAACTGGGTCAGGTATTCGGGGAAGCTGACGATGATCTCGACGCCGTAGTCAAACAGCGTCTCGACCTGCTTGGCGCTCGGCATGACGACGCCCGAGCCGGTGGTCAGCGGCATCACGCCGAGGTAATCGTGGCAGGCCTTGTAGTAGGCCCAGGCCAGGTTGGCCAGCGAACAGGTGGCCGGGATCTGCAGCGCGTCGCCGGGCCGGGCGCCCTGGATATAAAGGCTGCGGGCGATCTGCAGGCCGTTCATTTCCCACTCGCGGGGGCCGTACATGGTGGGCCGGGGCTTGCCGGTGGTGCCGCCGCTGGTCTGCATCTTCAGCGGCATGTGGACCAGAGCCTCACGGCGATCGAGACCGGTGATGGTGCCGTAGGGAGGATGCCGGGTCTGATTTTCCTTGATGTCGTCGGAGTTGAAGGTGGGCAGCTTGGTGATGTCATCGAGGCCGCGGATGTCGCCCGGCTCGATGCCGGCGCCGCCCCAGAGCTGGCGGTAGAAATCGTTCTGCCAGGCGAAGGCCATGATCTCGAGGAAGCGGCGGTTCTGTAATTCGCGAATCCGCTCGGCCGGCCATTTGAACACCGTCTCGGCGAAAACGTCGGGCGGCGGATAGTCGGCCAGGAAGGCATCCCAGTCGATGCTGGCATGGTAAAGCGGCAGGCGGCTTGGCGACGGACCGGTCATGTTGCGCTCCTTCATGGGGAACGCCTGATGGTAACCGCAGACGACTGAGAATATTTTGTAAAAGCTGCCTCAGGCCGCCAGGCTGAGTCCCCGGATGGCGCGGTCGAGGATCTGGCGGGCCCGCGGGAAGACCAGTTCCTTCCAGTCGTCCTCGCCGGGATTGGCTATAATCCTTTTCCCTTCGCCGATCGGCTTCAATCCAGCCCGGGAGAACGCTCGACGTGCCTGACCGCCGTCCCGCCCGCAACTTGCTCGTCCTAGCCGTGGGCGCCATGTTCGCGCAGCAGTCGTTCGCCTCGATGGCGCAACTGGTGGTGCCGGTGGCGGCGCCGGTGCTGGCCGATGCCCTGGGCCTGGCTCCGGCCATGATCGGCGTCTATACCTCGATCCTGTTCGGCATGGCCATGCTCGGCGCGCTGTCGTCGGGTCCCTACATCCAGCGCTTCGGCGGCTTGCGCGTGAGCCAGGTGTCACTGCTGGTGATCGGCTTCGGCCTCACCCTGGCAGCCTTTGATGCGGGCCATCTGGTGCTGTTCGCCATCAGTGCCGCCATCATCGGCCTGGGCATGTCGGTGTCGACGCCGGCTTCCTCGCACATCCTCAGCCGCTATGCGCCGCCCCGGATGGCACCGGTGGTGTTTTCGCT contains:
- a CDS encoding AMP-binding protein → MKERNMTGPSPSRLPLYHASIDWDAFLADYPPPDVFAETVFKWPAERIRELQNRRFLEIMAFAWQNDFYRQLWGGAGIEPGDIRGLDDITKLPTFNSDDIKENQTRHPPYGTITGLDRREALVHMPLKMQTSGGTTGKPRPTMYGPREWEMNGLQIARSLYIQGARPGDALQIPATCSLANLAWAYYKACHDYLGVMPLTTGSGVVMPSAKQVETLFDYGVEIIVSFPEYLTQLAAAAREQGRDMRDAKLKFIACYLGPDTAGLLHRELEELYGCPVYDNYGTHEISHASFEGPDKDGLYFMEDCLYLEVLDTDDGRPLSPGQEGNLVVTSLFRQIPPLIRFNLRDLTRELPRRESALGSHFRRMDRFLGRSDDMVKIRGTNVYPMACLSAVRSDQRTTGEWIVMAERSRRQGVLRDELTVRVEVVDKAGALDGLQEHLQVRLHQDLGLRVTVELVAEGALAEVANIGREGKARRLLDRRFESGV